Genomic DNA from Desulfonema ishimotonii:
GCGGGAACCGCTGTTGTCAATGACAATATCGGCCTGTTTTTTCTTCTCTTCTATGGGCATCTGAGCCGCAATTCTGGCCCTGGCCGCTGCTTCGGAGATATTGTCCCGTTTCATCAGCCGCTCAAGCTGAAATTTTTCCGGCACATACACCACAATAACCGGTTTCAGGTGTTTGTGCATTCCCGATTCAATGAGCAGCGGCACGTCCTGAATGACAATGGCGTCCGGGGAACTGTTTTGAATCTGCTGACGCTGCGTTTCCATTTCCCGGAACACATGGGGGTGGACAATCCGGTTGAGGATTTGTTTTTCTTTCGGTGCGCTGAAGATAATATCCCCCAGCCGCTGACGGTCAATTTCACCATCCGGCAGCAGAATATCCTGTCCGAAATGCGCTGTAATTTCCCGCCAGGCCGGTTTTCCCTTTTCCACCACCTCGCGGGCAATCCGGTCGGCGTCGATAATCTGTGCGCCGGCCGCGCTGAAAAAATCGGATACTGTTGATTTGCCGGTCGCAATGCCGCCGGTAAGCCCTGCAACAATCAAATGCTATCTCCTTTGCCTGTGTTCAACATATACAACGCTTTTCCGTGCCTACCGAAAATCGTTCCCGTTGTGCCATATAAATATCAGCGTTATGACGGAGTTGCCGGGAACCGGTGGGCACAAAAAACGTTCCGACACGCCTGCGTCGCGTGAACAGCGCCTGTTTAATGAAGGGATGCGGAGCGTCCGGTCGGGCATTCCGACGCAGAGCGTCGGAATGATGGAATGCGGTAGGCACAACGCTTTTCCGTACTCACCGCATTCCACCCATGCCACATCATATCAATAACAGAATTTGCGTGAAACTATGGAATTTCCTGTAGGGGCAACCCCCTGTGGTTGCCCTTTCGTTCTGCATACGGGCAACCGTTCAGGAGCGGACGGGAGCAGGCACGGAGGCCTGCCCCCGCAGCATGTCTGATCAGGGATGAATTTCGGTGGAGGGATACAGCCCTTCCTGGGGGCCTCTGGGATAAGGCTGAATGATGTTAAAGGAAATATTCTGACCCTTCTGGGCATGGCCCCTGTTCATCTCGCCGTCGAAATACGCGCCGTTGGCCTCGAGAATATGTTCGATACGATGGCGGAAGGCGTGGACAAAGGCGGAACCGTCCCCCCTGAACCGCATGTCGCCGATATTGATTTTGTCCCGGACTCTGGAAAGCTCTTCAAGTGAAATGCTGTGATCCGCCAGGTCTTCTTCCTTTCTGATATAGCCCCATACCAGGTAATCGGGCGGAATCTCCAGCGGCGCGTCCGGATGAATAATGGTGTGGGGCATGATGATGCAGCCCGATCCGACGGTCAGCGGACATTTTTCCGTTCCCTGCAAAAAGGAGTTGAATCCCGCAAAAACTTTCTGGTTGAGATGGGCGTGAATGATCGTTGCACCGTGGGCGGTCACGTTGTACCCCTCAAGCCGGGAGTCGCTGATGTAGCAGTTCTCCTGGGCGTTGGCCCCTTTGCCCAGCCATGAGGATTCTATGAACGCCCGCTGGGCAACCAGCACATTCTCTTCAATATGGCTTTCCCCCTGAAAAACCGAATACCGGTTGATCGACGCCCCCAGGGGAACCTCAAGGGGGGACTCCATGTGAACCACGTTGTACAGGCGCTGGAAATCGGGCTTCCGGTCTTCGGCAAAGTCCATAAACCGCCCGACCGGGCCTTCTTCCTGCTTGAAATAGATGTAGTGTTTGAGTTCATCTTCAGGGAACTGATAGGTAAAGTCGAACACATCCCCGTTTTTCACCCAGACCCGTCCGGGCGGCACAAAGGTATGGGCCAGCGTTCCGACCTGTACATAGGAAAACGTGCCGATGACGCAGTCGTGCAGGGTGGTCAGGTCTACCGTGCTGAAAGGGCCCAGAAAACAGCCGTCCATAGGCGCGCCGTGGATATTGGCGTAAGCGTTGGAGATGGTGTTCTTGATCAGGAACAGATCCACCTTTTCGGGGTCATGGGAGAAATTATGGACCAGGGTCTTGATCAGCAGGCTGTTTTTGATGGAAATCATCTCATCTTCATCCAGGACGATACCGGTCCCATGCGCGTCAAAGGTTTCTCCTTTCAGCTTGAGCTCATCTCCCCGGATATCGCTTTTGTAGAGGATAGAGTTCAGAGTGCTGCATTTTCCCAGAAAATAGCTTCCTGCAAGGTTGGAGTGTTTAAAACTGAAATGGATGGGGTGATGGGCGGTAATCCCGTAAAATCCGTAGAATTTTGTCAATTGTTCCAGCGGAATAATGTTTTGGACATAGGCGTCGATATCAAAATCGAATTCCCGAAGGTTAATCCTGGTGCGGCTTATAATCCGGTTAAAGAGTTTTTCAAGCTGTTCCATTGATGATTCCCTTTCTGAGCATAATGGTATTTCGGACGGAAGCAGGCAATTACACTGGCGACCGGCCGAACCCCGTTACATTGACGTCATGTCCGCAAAGGCGGACATCCCTTGTGTTTCCGCAATATTCTGTTTTTAATCTGAAAAGATATAAATGCGGAAATACTCCGGCTGCCGTATTTTATGAAAAGGCAAAATATCACAGGTTTTTGAAAATTAAAAGAGCAACATGCAGCGTATTATCACGCCTGCGACTGCGCAGGTTCCGATTTCACTTCGGGTAGCATTTCTCTACTGTGAAATACCCTGTTTTACCCATTGTATTCTGTCTTAACTTTATGAAATAAGAAAAGGAATCAAAGACATATGAACAATATAACAGGGATACCCCATGCAGGCAGGGGATTGTGACGCTGAAAAGACAGGAGAAAGAGATGAAGATGGATGCAAAAAATATTATGGATAAATTCAAACTCCTTTATGAGGTATTCCAAACCCTGCCCATACCGCTGATCGGCGTCAATTCCGACCAGGAGATTATCATGGTGAACCGGGCCGCTCAGAAGCTGCCGGTTGAAACAATTCCATTGAAGGTCGGGAAAAAAGCGTTTGAGTATTTGCCGGATTACATCACGGGGAGAATTGCGGTATCCCTCCGCACCAATGTCAACTGGTCTATTTCCAAATGCGCGTTGTGGGGCGGATATTACCGACTGGAATGCTTTCCGTTTTCAAAACACCTCTGCCGGGAAGGCGTCCTGCTGATCCTGAATCCTGAATAGACAGCCGCATCGCTTTTTTGCGCCGTCGGAAAGGCCGGAGCACAAAGAAACCCTGCACACCGGCCCCGCCGTTTATCTTCTGTCCGGGAAGAGCTGGACAGACATGTCCCGGAGCTTGTATTTCTGAACTTTTCCGCTGGCGGTGAGGGGATACTCGTCCACAAAGACCACGTACCTGGGAATTTTGTAGTGGCTGATTTTCCCACGGCAGAAGTCCTTTATATCCTCCGGCTCATAACTGTATCCGCCTTTCAGCTTGACAAAGGCACCGATCTCCTCGCCGTATTTGGGGCTGGGCACACCGGCCACCTGTACATCGGCCACCCCTTCCATCTGAAAGAGAAATTCCTCGATCTCACGGGGGTAGATGTTTTCGCCGCCCCGGATAATCATGTCCTTGTGCCGTCCGGTAATGGCAAGATACCCCTTTTCATCCATAACCCCCAGATCGCCGGAATGGAGCCATCCCTCATCGTCTATGGCCAGCGCTGTGGCTTCGGGCATCTTATAATAGCCTTTCATGATATTGTAGCCCCGGCAGCACACCTCACCCTGCTGGCCTGGCGGCAGGATTTCGCGGGTTTCCGGGTTGACGATCTTTATCTCTATTTCCGGCATGGCCCGTCCCACGGATTCGACCCGGTAGCGGAGTTCGTCGTCAACGCGGGTCTGGGTCATCACGGGAGACGCCTCGGTCAGGCCGTAGCAGATGGTGATATCGGTCATGTTCATTTTTTCAATGACCTCTTTCATCACCTCGATGGGACAGGGCGAGCCTGCCATGATGCCGGTCCTCAGCGTGCCATAGTCAAATTTGCTGAACAGGCGGTGGTGGAGTACCGCAATAAACATGGTGGGGACGCCGTAGAGGGCCGTACATCGCTCCTGTTCCACCGAGGCCATGATGTGTATGGGCTCGAAGTTTTCCAGCAGAACCATTGTGGCCGCATGGGTGACCGCCGCCAGAACGCCCAGTACGCAGCCGAAACAGTGGAAGAGCGGCACGGGGATGCAGACGCGGTCTTTATGGGTAAACAACTGGTTTTCACCGATCCAGTAGCCGTTGTTCCCGATGTTGGCGTGGGTCAGCATCACCCCTTTGGGAAATCCTGTGGTCCCGGAGGTGTACTGCATGTTGACCACATCGTGCGGGTCCGGTTCGGCCTGACGGGCGCTGTAGTCATTATCACTGACCATCACGCTGAGGGCCATGATCTCCGGCACGGAATACATGCCCCGGTGTTTTTCCTGGCCCAGGAAGAAGACCCGTCGGAGAGAGGGATATTCATCGCTTTTCAGGTAGCCCCGCTCCTGGGTTTTCAGTTCCGGCACCAGTTCATAAAGGGTCTGAACGTAGTCCGTGTCCCTGAAGCCGTCAATGATGAAGATATTTTCAGCATCCGACTGTCTGAGCAGGTAGGCCAGCTCACTGGTTTTGTAATTGGTGTTAACGGTCAGCAGGGTGGCCCCGATTTTGGCTGTGGCAAACTGGAGCGCCACCCAGTAGGGCACATTGGTGGCCCAGATGGCGACCTTTTCGCCCTTTCGGATTCCCAGCGCCATCAGCCCCTTTGCCAGTCTGTCCACCACTTCGCCGAATTCCCTGTAGGTCAGGCGGAAATCCCGGTCCACGTAGACAATGGCCTCATTGTCGGGATGGTTTGCTATGGCCTCATCCAGGATCTGTCCCAGCGTAATCGCTCTTAATGCCTCTCTTTTCATATCTTCTTTCTGCTCCCCGTTCATTTTTTTCACCGCTTCGCTATCTGCCGCTGACCGGTCTGTTTTCTCCCTCTCAGCGTTCAGCAATATTTTTTTGGGGTCTTTCCCCTCTGAAAGGAGCCGCATGATGACCGCATTCAGCTCTCTGTCCTCGCCGATAGCAAAGGTTCTGATGTATGACGCTTCCTCATCTGTCAGACTGACCCGGTTCAGCGTTTCCGCAGTATCCAGAAGGCCCGCACGAATCAGAGCTCCCAGACTTTTTTCGTTCATTTTATGCTGGTTGATGATTTCTGAAATTCGCGGATAGGCAATACCGGCCATCTCCGCAATTTCCAGGTACGTATACCGGGTTTCTTTCAGGTGTTTCAGCCGTTCAGCGACAAAACCGGCCACCTTTTCAAGGGTTGCCTTTTTCTCTTTTTTGGTAAGCGCGTTGGTCATGGCCTGCTTCATACTACCTTCTGATTTCAGATGTCAATTTTTTTGTAAAAAAAAATGTAAATAAACGTGTAAAAAATAACCGCCCATCATCGGAATATTTCAGAGACAATTCAAGGCTGTCTCTGAAATATTCTTCAGAACGTGTTTGAAAAGTATTATACAGCAAGCCCCGAAGGGGCGGGATATTACAGCCCGGTGCAACGCACCGGGAACAGGATAAAATACCCTGAAAGGGCGTATTAAAAAATGATCTCAGAATGCTGTTTTTCATAATCCGCCCTATCAGGGCTGTAATATTCCACCCCTTCGGGCTTTTCAAACACCCTCTTAAATCCAAAGCAGAAGAGATGCTGGTCGGATAAAACTTTACCATTTTTTTGTACAAAATAGTAAAAACCGGGTAAAAAGATATACTATTCGGGGAAATAGAGTACTGCGTAGATGCTTGCCCCCTGCTCGCCCTTGCACCCCACATGATGGGGGACAACAGAGTTGTAGTAAATGCTGTCTCCGGTGGCAAGCGTGTGGGTGTCCTGACCGTAAACCACTTCGATTTCACCGGACATTACCACGATAAACTCCTCGCCTTCATGGGAGGAGAGTTTTTTTTCTTTGCCGGATTCGGGCAGCATTTCAATGAAAAACGGCTCCATATGGCGGTCAGTCTTGCCCCGGCCCAGGGAATAGAATTTGGATTCCACCGGTTTGTCTTTGGCCCGGAGCATACTCATCTCGCCCTTGCGTTCGGATTTTCGGATAATGAGCGGGTCCTGGCTGACCTGATCGTCCAGAAACGTGCCCAGGCGGACGCCCAGGGCGCGGGCAATTTTCAGCAGGGGGCCGAGAGAGGGGTAAACATCTTCCTCCCGGACCAGTTGAAGGAACTTTTTCTCCAGCCCGGTGCGCTGAACCATTTCCTCCGGGCTGATTCCCTTTTGCTCCATAAATTTCGTGATGCGCTGGCCGACTTTTTCAAACTTCATGAAATCTCCTCCTTGCGGTAATTCAGATGATATTCCCCCAATTTAGAAACTGGGGTTTGTCAATTATCTGACGATGTTCACTGTACAGGACAAAAAACGCTAACATTCTGATATTATTGAATGCCATGCTTTCGGGCAAAATAACCTAAGTATTTGATATTAAATAGGTTTTGAAGTATTACGTAATTTTTTGTCCTGTACAGTGGACGATGTTATAAAAAATTAGACTCATTCATGCCCTGTCATTCCAGCCGAAGGGGAATTTCGCCTTCGCGGGAATGACGGTTTTTTCAGATTTTTTTACGAGTTCATCAATTGTTTTAATATTTTTTTCCGGGTCTCCCTGCAACAGAGAGGCTTTCTATATCCTATTTGCGGAACTGGGAAAAGAAAAAAATTCGTGAAGATTTAAAGATGCCGGTTGTGTCCTGCTCTGATTGAAAACAGATAGCTGGCAGGCTTTCTCACAGAAATATGGAAAACGGATTATTCGTTACAGAATCATAATGTTAATTTCTGTGCGCAGGCTTTTTTCAATGATCGTGGGACACAACCATAATTTGGCTGTGTCCTGCTCTGATTGAAAACACATATATCGTGAGACACAACCGATTTCAGAAGCTGTTTTAAAAATATCGGCGCCTCAGAAACGGAGTGCGAAAATTAAGGCCGAAGGCCGGTTTTTCGCAAATTCTGCAAAAGATCGCCCCTTTCGGGGCTTAACTTTTGCACTCCACTCCGGGGAAGGATTTTAGGCTCTCTGGTAATTCGTGTTGCAAATCCGAATTTTTAAAAACATATTTTTAAATAACAGTATGTTATATTCGAATTCGGTATATTGGTGATGTACATTTGTTAAATTATCAAAACATTTGATTTCAATGGGTTATGACAGTCAATGGTAACTTCTCAATAAGTATCGGTAGATTAATGCCAAGCTATGCGACCAGAGCGCATGCATGTCTGTGTATCAACTCCGGCAAGTAGGGTACGGTATCGTAGCAACCTTTTGCGCGGGCTTTCAAATATTCCCAAAAGGAGATAGCCAGCTTTCGGCATGTTTTTTTAAGGGAAGCGAATGTGTCGCGAGCACGGCGTCCGGGAGAGCTTCGGGTTGAACCACTGATTTTTCGTTTTTTAACAAACTCCCGAATATCCCGTTCACTCGCGTTATTGTGCAGAGGAATCTCCGGCCGTTCAAGAACCAGCAAAAGCTCATCTTTGTTCCTGTAAATGTGTTCAGGGGCCTTGTTCAGGCTGGCAAAGCAGGTTTTTTCCGTAAAAATTTCATCAGATCGGACGTTGAGCCGTCCCTTTTTATCGGCATGGGGAGATTCCTTGTATACTATTCAGACTTTGGTTTTTCATGGCACATTTATTGCGTTTATTGGCGAATTATCTGAAATTTTTCTACCATAAGAGATGATAACTCACTTTCATAATTATGTATATTATTCAGAAGACGAAAAACATGACACCGGAACGTCTTGTATTTCTCATAATATGTGTTTCTGATCAGTTTCCCTTTTGCAAAACGCCAAAGGCGTTCGATCAGATTCAGGTTCGGAGCATAGGCCGGGAGAAAATACAAACTGATCCGGGGATTTTTTTCAAGCCATTCCTGTGTGTTCCGGGCATGAAAATAAGTGGCATTATCAGCAAAAACCTTTATCATACTGGCTTTCGGATAGGTTCTGAGCAGTTTTTTGAAAAAAATGATCGCTTTTTCGGAGTCACAGTTTTTTTCGTCGGTCTCATGTATCAGCTTACAGGTCACGGGATCATATCCGCCCATGATATTCAGGCGCTGACGCCCGGAATTTGCTTTTAAAACAGGTCGTTCGGACGGATCTCCCCAACATGTCGCGGGCACGGTCTGATGAACGAAGTGCATGGCATCGCAGAAAATGACGACTCTGCCGGACTCCGGATCGGCGGCGGATTTGCGGAGTTTCTCATATTTTTCAATAAAATCGGTTTGTTCTTTTTCGGACGGCGGTTTTCCCGGAATCAGCTTCGGACGGAGTCGTCTCAGTCCGTTTTTTTTAAGGAGCTTCGCAACCGCGCTTTGGCAGTAGGCAATCCCGGTCTGTTCCCTTATATAATGACAGATGACTTTCGTATCGGAAGGGAGTTCTTTTTTCACCCATGCGATCATGTCTGCGAGCTGATCATCTGACAGAAAGCACCGTTTCGGTTGGTACTGAAAGGAATTCAGGGCATCGGGACCATGCGTAAGATATTTTCCGTACCATGTTTCCACGGTTCTGATATCTTTTCCGACTGCCGCGGCCACAATTTCGGTTCCGGTATTGCCGGCGATCAGCAGAAGCGCTATGAAGCGGAGTTTCAGGCGGTAATCCTTCTGGCCGTCACGGTACCTTTTCAGGGTTTCGGTTTCTTCCGGCATGAAAATATGGGTTCTGATATTCAGAGAGCGTTTTTTCCTCATGATTTTTTCACCTCCGATTTTTAAAAAATAATCGGATAATATTTAAGCATTTTTCATGCCATGAAAAACCAAAGTCCGAGGAGTATACTGTTTCAATTCCGAATAGAATTCCCAAATTTCCGTCTGTTTTTTTTCAAGCGCCCGGCGTCGTTCGTCATCGAATCCTGACAGCCTGTTAATGGTTCGTTCCGCATGAATCCGGCACAATGCATGAAGAAAAACATTGAACTGACCGGCATCGTCACTGAGGATAACCATGTGAGGGTTGAAACCATGCTCCGAAACACTTCCGACAAGCGCGCCTTCCGTTGCTATGCGGATATGGCGTTCGGATGTGATTTCGAGTTTGGCGAGTTTTGCGAGCCACTGCGTTTCATTTCGGAAGGCTATACCGATAAGATCGGAAAATTCGGACAGGACGTTCAGTGGGAGTTTCCGGTCCGCCATATAGTCGATCGCCCCGGATGTCAGAATATAATCCCCGTGAACGCCACGCAATATTTTCAAAAAACTGATCCGGCTCTTACTTTCCGTACTCTCAGACCAGGCAAAAAGATCATTGCCCACATATGTGCAATAGCCGTTTCTTCCCTGATGCCGACAGCCGGTATCGTCCACGCCCACATAATTGGAAATTTGCAATCCCGCAGTCAGGATCGCCTCTTTTTCCGCGTGATACACCTCTTTGTTCCCGATCAGAATATTGCTGATCTGTCCGACGGAAATATCTATGCCGATATCCCGCAACTGTCCGGCAATCAGAGGCTGAGTGACATGTCCTTGATAATGTTGATACAATATGAAATTTTGAAGGTCGGAACCGAAATGCGTTCCCCTCAGTTCATCAGGCAGCCTGCCGTGTATATATCCCTACAACGTAATCTGCAAAGGTTAAATCTTTGGTAGTCCTATAGAAGTAGTGATAGGTATAAATGCTTAAATAACAAATGTTTATGTATGAATTCGAAATTTAATAATTCGAATATATAAACGTCATTCAGGGCATGAACCCTTGAAAAGCATACAATCATAACCGTTTTTCATTGGAAGGTATTTGTATACCTAAAAGAGCATATATATTTAAATATCTGTAATTAAAGGTAAATATTTCATCACTACTTCTATAGGACTACCAAATCTTTAATTAACCGACGCACTGTGTTACAGAACTTCCTGTCAGCTATTTATAAAGGGAGGAGACTTATGCTACCGGCGATCAGGCAGGAAGAATATCTGTATGAAATCCCGCAGTTCAGTGTGGGAAAGGATGACGTCGAAGATTTTATGGGAGAACTCCGGGCATTTCACGGTGAATTTTCGGAGTATTTCTGCCGACAGGAACCACGGGATCATTTTTTTAACTATATGTCAGGCCGATTCGGTGATCTTAAAAGAAAAACAGCGGAACCGATAGCGATCAGGACATCGGGGCGGTCCTCTGTAAGGGGCATGCAACGGAATCTGAGCCATGCCATATGGGATGAGCCCGGTATTTTAAGAAAATATCACGAAATGGTCAGGGCGGAAATGGGAGATCCCGACGGTGTTCTGATATTCGACGAGTCCGGTTTTGTAAAAAAAGGAAAAGATTCGGCAGGTGTTGCCCGTCAGTATTGCGGCACGGTGGGAAAGGTTGAAAACTGCCAGGTCGGGGGGTTCGCCGCCTATGCCTCCCGCCACGGATACGCCCTTGTGAATAAGAGGCTTGGAGGTGGTGCATTGCGAGTGATGAGCTTTATATTTTTATATTTTTTTTATATAGTCATCCAATTTAGGTTTTTCCCGGCGCATCTGTTGCAGGGCGCTTATGCACAGAATTTTATTCGGGGTAAGGCTCTCTCAGCCGAATTTTAATCAGATGATCTGGCCTGAAATGTCCGGGCAATAATAATGCCCGGAAAAACCAAAGTTGGAGTACTATAAATATGATTTTTCTTCAATATACATTTTTGTTTATTTATGAATTGAAAGAGTGATTAATCGTTTAAAATGTCATATTATTTAATATTTTAAACATGATAACGCACACTTATCCTGATAATTTTAAAAAAATGCTGACAGTTTTCTGTTTATGTCAATGAAGCATTGTAATGATGAATAAAATTCCATATCGCTCCGATATGATTGGTCTTTTTTTTGGAAAATGAAAGAGTTTTTCTTACAAGACGGGAAACCCTCTGCCTCATGGTGCAGTTGAAGCTCCCGATATTATTAGTCTTTCCGCTTCCTTTTCCCACCTGACGATGACGCATGGAAGGAAATACGCCCTCGTAAGAAGACCAGAAATCTGTATAGGAAACAGCACATTGTCTGTAAACGCCTGGCAGAGAATCCCAGAGTTTACGGGCTCCCTCCCCGTCGCGGCTGCCTGTATGCGCACCGACAATTTCCTTCGTATCAATGTCTTTTGCGAGCCATATCCACATCTTATTATCTTTATTTTCGACAAAAGACCACATTTCATCACATTCAATTGTAAGCCGCCCTTTCCGTTTTTCTGTCACAACTGTTTCTCTTGGAACATCTTCCTATTTCCCGTTCACATAATATTGAATCCAACGCTTTGAAACTTTTACAGATCTTACAATACCCGCAAGGGGGATTTTTTCCAAAAGAAGGTCTTCGATCAGAGCTTTCGTCTCCGGGG
This window encodes:
- the coaE gene encoding dephospho-CoA kinase (Dephospho-CoA kinase (CoaE) performs the final step in coenzyme A biosynthesis.), giving the protein MIVAGLTGGIATGKSTVSDFFSAAGAQIIDADRIAREVVEKGKPAWREITAHFGQDILLPDGEIDRQRLGDIIFSAPKEKQILNRIVHPHVFREMETQRQQIQNSSPDAIVIQDVPLLIESGMHKHLKPVIVVYVPEKFQLERLMKRDNISEAAARARIAAQMPIEEKKKQADIVIDNSGSREQTRTQTLKIYRCLEQQQAMKSHIPSDTPTGSYPPHQF
- a CDS encoding PAS domain-containing protein, with the translated sequence MKMDAKNIMDKFKLLYEVFQTLPIPLIGVNSDQEIIMVNRAAQKLPVETIPLKVGKKAFEYLPDYITGRIAVSLRTNVNWSISKCALWGGYYRLECFPFSKHLCREGVLLILNPE
- a CDS encoding IS66 family transposase translates to MVYKESPHADKKGRLNVRSDEIFTEKTCFASLNKAPEHIYRNKDELLLVLERPEIPLHNNASERDIREFVKKRKISGSTRSSPGRRARDTFASLKKTCRKLAISFWEYLKARAKGCYDTVPYLPELIHRHACALVA
- a CDS encoding AMP-binding protein; the encoded protein is MKREALRAITLGQILDEAIANHPDNEAIVYVDRDFRLTYREFGEVVDRLAKGLMALGIRKGEKVAIWATNVPYWVALQFATAKIGATLLTVNTNYKTSELAYLLRQSDAENIFIIDGFRDTDYVQTLYELVPELKTQERGYLKSDEYPSLRRVFFLGQEKHRGMYSVPEIMALSVMVSDNDYSARQAEPDPHDVVNMQYTSGTTGFPKGVMLTHANIGNNGYWIGENQLFTHKDRVCIPVPLFHCFGCVLGVLAAVTHAATMVLLENFEPIHIMASVEQERCTALYGVPTMFIAVLHHRLFSKFDYGTLRTGIMAGSPCPIEVMKEVIEKMNMTDITICYGLTEASPVMTQTRVDDELRYRVESVGRAMPEIEIKIVNPETREILPPGQQGEVCCRGYNIMKGYYKMPEATALAIDDEGWLHSGDLGVMDEKGYLAITGRHKDMIIRGGENIYPREIEEFLFQMEGVADVQVAGVPSPKYGEEIGAFVKLKGGYSYEPEDIKDFCRGKISHYKIPRYVVFVDEYPLTASGKVQKYKLRDMSVQLFPDRR
- a CDS encoding transferase, whose translation is MEQLEKLFNRIISRTRINLREFDFDIDAYVQNIIPLEQLTKFYGFYGITAHHPIHFSFKHSNLAGSYFLGKCSTLNSILYKSDIRGDELKLKGETFDAHGTGIVLDEDEMISIKNSLLIKTLVHNFSHDPEKVDLFLIKNTISNAYANIHGAPMDGCFLGPFSTVDLTTLHDCVIGTFSYVQVGTLAHTFVPPGRVWVKNGDVFDFTYQFPEDELKHYIYFKQEEGPVGRFMDFAEDRKPDFQRLYNVVHMESPLEVPLGASINRYSVFQGESHIEENVLVAQRAFIESSWLGKGANAQENCYISDSRLEGYNVTAHGATIIHAHLNQKVFAGFNSFLQGTEKCPLTVGSGCIIMPHTIIHPDAPLEIPPDYLVWGYIRKEEDLADHSISLEELSRVRDKINIGDMRFRGDGSAFVHAFRHRIEHILEANGAYFDGEMNRGHAQKGQNISFNIIQPYPRGPQEGLYPSTEIHP
- a CDS encoding IS630 family transposase; protein product: MRKKRSLNIRTHIFMPEETETLKRYRDGQKDYRLKLRFIALLLIAGNTGTEIVAAAVGKDIRTVETWYGKYLTHGPDALNSFQYQPKRCFLSDDQLADMIAWVKKELPSDTKVICHYIREQTGIAYCQSAVAKLLKKNGLRRLRPKLIPGKPPSEKEQTDFIEKYEKLRKSAADPESGRVVIFCDAMHFVHQTVPATCWGDPSERPVLKANSGRQRLNIMGGYDPVTCKLIHETDEKNCDSEKAIIFFKKLLRTYPKASMIKVFADNATYFHARNTQEWLEKNPRISLYFLPAYAPNLNLIERLWRFAKGKLIRNTYYEKYKTFRCHVFRLLNNIHNYESELSSLMVEKFQIIRQ
- a CDS encoding cupin domain-containing protein, producing the protein MKFEKVGQRITKFMEQKGISPEEMVQRTGLEKKFLQLVREEDVYPSLGPLLKIARALGVRLGTFLDDQVSQDPLIIRKSERKGEMSMLRAKDKPVESKFYSLGRGKTDRHMEPFFIEMLPESGKEKKLSSHEGEEFIVVMSGEIEVVYGQDTHTLATGDSIYYNSVVPHHVGCKGEQGASIYAVLYFPE